The Geobacillus stearothermophilus ATCC 12980 genome contains a region encoding:
- the bshB2 gene encoding bacillithiol biosynthesis deacetylase BshB2, translating to MKERHVLVVFPHPDDEAFGVSGTIAQHVQSGTPVTYACLTLGEMGRNMGVPPFANRETLPLIRKQELEEACRVLGIRDLRLLGYRDKTVEFEDENELADRIAAIVAETNPSLVITFYPGYSVHPDHDACGAAVISALTRWPKEERPTVHCVAFAKNCEQDLGQPDVIRDVSTVIETKLAAIRAHRSQTEGLMQAASKRGDALAWLKTERFWTYRWDD from the coding sequence ATGAAGGAACGACACGTACTTGTTGTGTTTCCCCACCCGGATGATGAGGCGTTTGGCGTTTCGGGCACCATCGCCCAGCATGTGCAAAGCGGCACACCGGTGACGTACGCCTGCCTGACCCTTGGGGAAATGGGGCGAAACATGGGCGTGCCCCCGTTTGCCAACCGTGAAACGCTTCCGCTCATCCGCAAGCAGGAGCTGGAAGAAGCGTGCCGCGTTCTCGGCATTCGCGATTTGCGCCTGCTCGGGTATCGCGACAAAACGGTCGAATTTGAGGATGAAAACGAACTCGCTGACCGGATTGCCGCCATCGTGGCAGAAACAAACCCGTCGCTCGTCATCACGTTTTACCCCGGCTACAGCGTTCACCCTGACCACGATGCATGCGGCGCTGCAGTCATCAGCGCCTTGACGCGCTGGCCGAAAGAAGAACGACCGACCGTCCATTGTGTGGCGTTTGCGAAAAACTGTGAACAAGATCTTGGCCAGCCAGACGTCATCCGCGATGTCAGCACGGTGATCGAGACGAAGCTGGCCGCCATCCGCGCCCACCGTTCGCAAACCGAAGGGCTGATGCAGGCAGCCTCCAAGCGCGGCGATGCGCTTGCCTGGCTCAAAACAGAGCGGTTTTGGACGTACCGTTGGGATGATTGA
- the cobA gene encoding uroporphyrinogen-III C-methyltransferase: MGKVYLVGAGPGDPELITVKGLKCIQQADVILYDRLINEDLLAYAKPDAELIFCGKLPGYHAMQQETINRSLVLHAKKGKTVVRLKGGDPFVFGRGGEEAEALVQHGIEFEIVPGVTSAIAAAAYAGIPVTHREFSSSVAFVTGHRRDGTREDIKWESLTKGIDTIAIYMGVHNLPYICGQLIKYGKAPDTPTAIIQWGTTPIQRTVTGTLATIAAIAAKERIENPSMVIIGDVVRLRANIQWFERLLSSSAAAGATS; encoded by the coding sequence ATGGGGAAAGTATATTTGGTCGGGGCCGGCCCCGGCGATCCGGAACTCATTACCGTCAAAGGGTTGAAATGCATTCAACAAGCCGACGTCATTTTGTACGACCGCCTCATTAATGAGGACTTGCTGGCATATGCCAAGCCAGACGCTGAACTCATTTTTTGCGGCAAGCTGCCCGGCTACCATGCTATGCAGCAGGAAACGATCAACCGTTCACTCGTTCTGCATGCAAAAAAAGGAAAAACAGTTGTCCGTTTAAAAGGCGGCGATCCGTTTGTGTTCGGGCGCGGCGGTGAAGAGGCGGAAGCGCTCGTTCAGCACGGGATCGAGTTTGAGATCGTCCCTGGCGTCACATCGGCCATCGCGGCGGCCGCTTACGCCGGTATTCCTGTCACCCATCGCGAGTTCAGCTCCAGCGTCGCCTTTGTCACGGGGCATCGCCGCGACGGAACCCGCGAAGACATTAAGTGGGAAAGCCTCACCAAAGGCATTGATACGATCGCCATTTACATGGGCGTCCACAATTTGCCATACATTTGCGGTCAGCTGATTAAATACGGCAAGGCGCCGGATACGCCGACGGCGATCATTCAGTGGGGAACGACCCCCATCCAGCGCACGGTCACCGGCACGCTGGCGACAATCGCCGCTATTGCCGCCAAAGAACGCATCGAAAATCCAAGCATGGTCATCATCGGGGATGTCGTCCGGCTGCGCGCCAACATTCAATGGTTTGAGCGGTTGTTGTCATCATCGGCAGCCGCTGGCGCCACCTCGTGA
- a CDS encoding YojF family protein, with the protein MQPIDAAAVQEALDRFANRDVYIHLETTNGAYASHHNERFFSAGAYIRNARIRFTRGKITGPGPYRVGLKLQIGWVYAEGLTHWEWTNEGQLLLAGHDYEGKLAVALELSDTPFA; encoded by the coding sequence GTGCAGCCGATTGACGCCGCCGCTGTTCAAGAGGCGTTGGATCGCTTCGCCAATCGCGACGTATACATCCATTTGGAAACGACGAACGGGGCGTACGCCTCTCATCATAACGAACGATTCTTTTCCGCCGGCGCTTACATCCGCAACGCTCGCATCCGCTTCACCCGCGGCAAAATCACCGGCCCGGGGCCGTACCGCGTCGGGCTGAAGCTTCAAATCGGCTGGGTGTACGCCGAAGGGCTGACCCATTGGGAATGGACGAACGAAGGACAATTGTTGTTGGCCGGACACGATTACGAAGGGAAACTGGCTGTCGCTCTTGAGCTGAGCGACACGCCGTTCGCATAA
- a CDS encoding precorrin-2 dehydrogenase/sirohydrochlorin ferrochelatase family protein: MGYPIVLHVRGRRAVVVGGGKVAARKVYGLLEAEADVVVIAPEAVPDIEALAAKGEIVWRKKTFAEDDLAGAFLVIAATNDRNVNEAVAQAAAPGQLVNVVDDPKRCDFHVPAVIRRGPLTIAVSTGGASPALARRIRRELEEKYGEEYEPYLQFLQKARDIILREVADDAARKRLFRALAAESFRQRGRWDEELAQLLVNEKERNGERGKEP; the protein is encoded by the coding sequence GTGGGGTATCCGATTGTTCTTCATGTGCGCGGCCGCCGCGCGGTCGTCGTTGGCGGCGGGAAGGTGGCGGCGCGGAAAGTTTACGGTTTGCTTGAAGCAGAAGCGGACGTTGTGGTAATCGCCCCGGAGGCGGTGCCGGACATTGAAGCGCTCGCGGCCAAAGGAGAGATCGTTTGGCGTAAGAAAACGTTCGCTGAAGACGACTTGGCAGGAGCGTTTCTTGTCATTGCGGCGACAAACGACCGGAATGTGAACGAAGCGGTGGCGCAAGCAGCAGCGCCCGGCCAACTCGTAAATGTCGTGGATGACCCGAAACGGTGTGATTTTCATGTTCCCGCTGTCATCCGCCGCGGTCCACTCACCATTGCCGTGTCGACCGGGGGGGCAAGTCCGGCGCTTGCCCGCCGCATCCGCCGCGAGCTTGAGGAGAAGTATGGTGAAGAGTATGAGCCGTATCTTCAATTTTTGCAGAAGGCCCGCGATATCATTTTGCGTGAGGTGGCGGACGATGCCGCACGAAAGCGGCTGTTTCGGGCGCTCGCTGCTGAGTCTTTCCGGCAGCGGGGCCGATGGGATGAAGAGTTGGCCCAGCTATTGGTGAACGAAAAAGAACGAAACGGGGAAAGAGGGAAAGAGCCATGA
- the cysC gene encoding adenylyl-sulfate kinase: MSTNIVWHHTSVTKEDRRQRNGHHSAVLWFTGLSGSGKSTVANAVSRRLFELGIQNYVLDGDNIRHGLNKDLGFSAADRTENIRRIGEVAKLFVDSGQFVLTAFISPFAEDRALVRRLVEEDEFIEIYVNCPIEECEKRDPKGLYQKARRGEIREFTGIDSPYEAPEAPELTIETHRYSVDECVEQVLAYLRERGFIPASETH, from the coding sequence ATGAGCACGAATATCGTTTGGCATCATACATCGGTGACAAAAGAAGATCGCCGCCAACGCAACGGCCATCATAGCGCCGTCCTTTGGTTCACCGGCCTGTCCGGATCCGGCAAATCGACGGTGGCGAACGCCGTCTCCAGACGGCTGTTTGAGCTTGGCATTCAAAATTACGTTCTCGATGGTGACAATATCCGCCACGGGCTCAATAAAGACCTCGGCTTTTCCGCCGCCGATCGGACAGAAAACATCCGCCGCATCGGCGAAGTCGCCAAACTGTTTGTCGACAGCGGCCAGTTCGTGTTAACGGCATTCATTTCGCCGTTTGCCGAAGACCGGGCGCTCGTTCGCCGCTTAGTCGAGGAAGACGAATTCATTGAGATATATGTCAACTGCCCGATTGAGGAGTGCGAGAAGCGCGATCCAAAGGGGCTGTATCAAAAAGCGCGCCGCGGGGAAATCCGCGAATTCACCGGCATCGATTCGCCGTATGAAGCGCCGGAAGCGCCGGAGCTGACCATCGAAACGCATCGTTATTCGGTGGACGAATGTGTCGAGCAAGTGCTCGCGTATTTGCGGGAGCGCGGATTCATCCCCGCATCGGAAACCCATTAA
- a CDS encoding C40 family peptidase: MKKWLTLVSVAFIVLFSCFFVSTPSSDAAANKTRLIAEAKKLVGTPYRYGGTTPKGFDCSGFVYYTHKKVGVTLPRASKEMYKKGKYVHKSKLQPGDLVFFDTSKQTKGVSHVAIYIGNNQVIHAVSRGVKIDSLNSSYWKTRYVGAKRL; the protein is encoded by the coding sequence ATGAAAAAATGGCTCACTCTTGTTTCTGTAGCATTCATCGTTCTTTTTTCCTGCTTCTTTGTAAGCACTCCCAGTTCTGACGCAGCCGCCAACAAGACGAGGCTGATCGCCGAGGCCAAAAAACTGGTCGGCACTCCGTATCGGTATGGCGGCACAACGCCAAAAGGATTTGACTGCTCCGGATTTGTTTACTATACCCATAAAAAAGTCGGCGTCACGTTGCCGCGCGCGTCCAAAGAAATGTATAAAAAAGGAAAATACGTACATAAATCGAAATTGCAGCCAGGGGATTTGGTGTTTTTTGACACTTCGAAACAGACAAAAGGCGTCTCCCACGTTGCCATCTATATTGGGAACAATCAAGTTATTCATGCCGTTTCCCGCGGTGTCAAAATCGACAGCTTAAACAGCAGCTATTGGAAAACAAGATATGTCGGAGCCAAGCGTCTGTAG
- a CDS encoding arginase family protein, whose translation MGFQGNGVTMLNFDGTYRPQKRLFRFPHEWIDLSDVPETNLYCSGEALAEIERRLRRRRMRGAVLIGNGNFHYVSYLLIKEMKEPFTLVLFDHHTDAEGGSDRLISCGSWVAYALGHPQLQKVIIVGPSCSPSHLRLSPKITVLPFDDHDEWPTALLDAIPTGSVYISIDKDALRREDSVTNWDQGMMPLSRLLACLRLLLFYKKVLGVDICGEYPQAAVDVFHPFCREAQQKNERANTAILETCFQYAAPHCGRLKQDGW comes from the coding sequence ATGGGGTTTCAAGGCAATGGTGTCACGATGCTCAATTTTGACGGCACTTACCGGCCGCAAAAGCGATTGTTCCGCTTTCCGCACGAATGGATCGATCTGTCGGATGTGCCGGAGACGAATTTGTATTGCAGCGGGGAGGCTCTCGCCGAAATCGAACGGCGGCTGCGCCGTCGGCGGATGCGCGGAGCGGTTTTAATCGGGAACGGCAACTTCCATTATGTAAGCTATTTGCTCATAAAGGAGATGAAAGAGCCGTTTACGCTCGTCTTGTTTGACCATCATACCGATGCCGAAGGGGGGAGCGACCGCCTCATTTCATGCGGCTCGTGGGTCGCTTACGCACTCGGACATCCGCAGCTGCAAAAAGTCATCATTGTTGGTCCGTCATGTTCTCCAAGCCATCTTCGTTTATCTCCAAAGATTACAGTTCTTCCTTTCGATGATCACGATGAATGGCCGACGGCGCTTTTGGACGCTATTCCGACCGGGAGCGTCTATATCAGCATTGATAAAGATGCGCTGCGCCGCGAAGACTCCGTGACGAACTGGGATCAGGGGATGATGCCGCTTTCCCGGCTGCTCGCTTGTTTGCGCCTTCTGCTATTCTATAAAAAAGTGCTCGGCGTGGACATATGCGGGGAGTACCCGCAAGCGGCTGTCGATGTATTCCATCCGTTTTGCCGTGAAGCGCAGCAAAAAAATGAGCGTGCGAATACGGCCATTTTGGAGACGTGTTTTCAATATGCGGCGCCGCATTGCGGCCGGCTTAAGCAGGACGGATGGTGA
- a CDS encoding acylphosphatase has protein sequence MKRVHVMVEGRVQGVGFRYFVQHEALKRQLTGWVKNNDDGTVEMEVQGHESALQLFLDTIEAGTMFAKVSRMHVEPRPVRPDETKFRIVYGSGI, from the coding sequence ATGAAACGGGTTCATGTCATGGTCGAAGGGCGCGTGCAAGGCGTCGGGTTTCGCTATTTCGTCCAACACGAAGCGCTCAAACGCCAGCTGACCGGCTGGGTGAAAAACAACGATGACGGGACGGTGGAGATGGAAGTCCAAGGGCATGAAAGCGCGCTCCAACTGTTTTTGGATACGATTGAAGCCGGCACGATGTTTGCCAAAGTTTCCCGCATGCACGTTGAGCCGCGCCCCGTCCGCCCTGACGAAACTAAGTTCCGCATTGTGTACGGAAGCGGCATTTGA
- a CDS encoding RNA-guided endonuclease InsQ/TnpB family protein — MFAIRVEQHQIKQTHSLWKMCDDLCFKSKNLYNYANYIVRQEFINNNEWIRYNSLDKMLKHEQVYKELPAQTSQQILRLLDKNWKSFFEAIKDWSKNKEKYLGKPKLPKYKKKNGRNVVIFTNQQCKIKDGYIKFPKTSLKLKTKVIKGLQQVRIVPKGSIYIIEVVYKKEIPDMIHEGNRVVGIDLGLNNFATIVNNIGETPIVINGKGIKSINQYYNKQKAYFQSILKKQNGLDWSKRLEKITLKRNNKIKDFMHKASRYVVNYCINNNISTIVIGNNKNWKQNINLGTINNQNFVQVPYDMFINQLKYKCEEVGIKLIVTEESYTSGTSFLDGEAPTKENYNKNRRIKRGLFKSNKGILINADVNGAYQIIKKVSPNAFNKSYGVEAVVLQPSKISVS; from the coding sequence TTGTTTGCCATAAGAGTAGAGCAACATCAAATCAAACAAACTCATTCACTATGGAAGATGTGTGATGACTTATGTTTCAAATCAAAGAATTTATACAATTATGCTAATTACATTGTTAGACAAGAGTTTATAAATAACAATGAATGGATTCGTTATAATTCATTAGATAAGATGTTGAAACACGAACAAGTTTATAAAGAATTACCTGCTCAAACATCGCAACAAATATTAAGATTACTAGATAAGAATTGGAAGTCATTTTTTGAAGCTATAAAGGATTGGAGTAAAAACAAAGAAAAATATTTAGGTAAACCAAAGTTGCCTAAATATAAAAAGAAAAATGGGCGTAATGTTGTGATTTTTACTAATCAACAATGTAAGATTAAAGATGGATACATTAAATTTCCTAAGACCAGTTTAAAGTTAAAGACAAAAGTTATAAAGGGTTTGCAACAAGTGCGAATTGTACCAAAGGGTAGTATTTACATAATTGAAGTTGTTTATAAAAAAGAAATTCCAGATATGATTCATGAAGGTAATCGTGTTGTAGGTATTGATTTAGGATTAAATAACTTTGCAACTATTGTAAATAACATCGGTGAAACGCCGATTGTTATTAATGGCAAGGGTATCAAATCAATAAATCAATACTATAACAAACAAAAAGCGTATTTTCAAAGTATTTTAAAGAAACAAAATGGATTGGATTGGAGTAAAAGACTAGAAAAAATAACATTAAAACGGAACAATAAAATTAAAGACTTCATGCATAAAGCAAGTAGATATGTTGTAAATTACTGTATTAATAACAATATTTCAACTATTGTAATAGGTAATAATAAAAATTGGAAACAAAATATTAATTTAGGAACAATAAATAATCAAAATTTTGTGCAAGTACCTTATGATATGTTTATAAATCAATTAAAATACAAATGTGAAGAAGTTGGGATTAAGTTAATAGTAACTGAAGAGTCTTATACAAGCGGAACATCATTTTTAGACGGAGAAGCTCCAACCAAAGAAAATTATAATAAAAACAGAAGAATTAAAAGAGGTTTATTTAAATCCAATAAAGGGATTTTAATAAATGCAGACGTGAATGGAGCTTATCAAATAATTAAAAAAGTATCTCCAAATGCTTTTAACAAAAGCTATGGAGTAGAGGCTGTGGTGTTACAGCCATCTAAGATATCCGTATCTTAG
- a CDS encoding DnaJ family domain-containing protein, which produces MDGFWRIAEEKIREAMKNGEFDNLPGFGKPLEIEDLSRIPEELRLGYLLLKNAGYVREEAELRKELLTLEDLLRCCEDDEKKQELTKKWTEKQLRFSELMKKRQPANSKALRDYGRRIEEKFR; this is translated from the coding sequence ATGGACGGATTTTGGCGCATCGCCGAGGAGAAAATTCGCGAGGCGATGAAAAACGGCGAGTTTGACAACTTGCCCGGCTTCGGCAAACCGCTTGAGATTGAAGACCTTTCCCGCATTCCAGAGGAGCTGCGGCTCGGGTATTTGTTGCTGAAAAACGCCGGCTATGTGAGGGAAGAAGCGGAGTTGCGCAAAGAGCTTTTGACGCTCGAGGACTTGCTTCGTTGCTGCGAGGATGACGAGAAAAAGCAGGAACTTACGAAAAAATGGACGGAAAAACAGCTTCGTTTTTCCGAACTGATGAAAAAACGGCAACCGGCAAACTCGAAGGCGTTGCGCGACTATGGGCGGCGTATTGAAGAGAAATTTCGCTAA
- a CDS encoding sirohydrochlorin chelatase, protein MEAILYVSHGSRVPAARREAARFVEQCKAAIDIPIQELCFVELAEPDIATGVDRCAAQGATRVIVIPLLLLSAGHAKQDIPAALKAAKQRHPSLEIVCGAPFGVHDAMIDIIIDRIGEQPAPLDHESMVLLIGRGSSDPDTKRDIAAIARRLQEKTSVPHVDVCFLAAIRPTLDEGFKRAQASIYRRVFIVPYLLFTGVLMKTVERKLQAMPVSDQQWHLCSYLGYHPRLVTLIQQQVQALSAAKKGA, encoded by the coding sequence ATGGAAGCCATTTTGTACGTCAGCCACGGCAGCCGGGTTCCGGCTGCGCGCCGAGAAGCAGCCCGCTTCGTTGAACAATGCAAGGCGGCCATCGACATCCCGATTCAAGAACTGTGCTTCGTTGAGCTGGCTGAGCCGGATATTGCGACCGGCGTTGACCGTTGCGCCGCCCAAGGGGCAACCCGTGTGATCGTCATCCCGTTGCTGCTTCTATCCGCCGGACATGCCAAACAGGACATTCCGGCTGCGCTTAAAGCAGCGAAACAGCGCCATCCGTCTTTGGAGATCGTCTGCGGAGCGCCGTTTGGCGTCCACGATGCAATGATTGACATCATCATCGACCGCATCGGCGAGCAGCCGGCGCCGCTTGACCATGAATCAATGGTTCTGCTGATTGGCCGCGGCAGCAGCGACCCGGATACGAAGCGCGACATCGCCGCTATCGCCCGGCGCTTGCAAGAAAAAACGAGCGTGCCGCACGTTGACGTTTGTTTTCTCGCCGCCATCCGCCCGACGCTTGACGAAGGGTTCAAGCGGGCGCAGGCATCCATATACCGGCGCGTCTTTATCGTGCCGTATTTGCTGTTTACCGGCGTTTTAATGAAAACAGTCGAACGGAAGCTGCAAGCGATGCCTGTTTCCGATCAACAGTGGCATTTATGCTCATACTTAGGGTATCATCCGCGGCTTGTAACGCTCATTCAACAACAGGTGCAGGCGCTGTCGGCAGCGAAAAAAGGAGCTTGA